Proteins encoded in a region of the Streptomyces violaceoruber genome:
- a CDS encoding VWA domain-containing protein, with the protein METGTPRTGEAAGQVAAGLEISQWKYLPGEAGDPQMHAILSVRVDGTGGDGHPGGPVLAQVLVMDCSSSMTWPVEKLHAAQRAAVAAIRKLPDGTPFAVVRGNEQAAVVYPDTPRMARASARTRSRAERAVRETVAGGGTCIGAWLDLSRRLLTEQDAPIGHVLLLTDGKNQHDEQMPLARVLEECAGRFVCDAWGIGDGWDGRELLRITSRLHGSASSVREEEALPGEYEQLMNRLLTKTVPELVVSVTAMPGCTVRYLKQVFPTEAELTAEDGTGRFVTRAWGDETRRYQLCLAADPTGRPRGEDLQLAVVAVDVPGGREVRLPPPRPCLVHWTDDPALSRHTDAQVEHFEQHQRLGEAVAAATDAHRRGQRDLAEQQLGRAVRLAHAMGADEQLTRLARLVRIQDAPSGRVALRPEVTAVDFQHLITASSHSTYGPASGTGTGVGTGSGAAGGAPGGGATVPCPACSRKAPAAARFCPACGHRFGARP; encoded by the coding sequence TGCACGCCATCCTCAGCGTGCGCGTGGACGGCACCGGGGGCGACGGCCACCCGGGCGGCCCGGTACTCGCGCAGGTGCTGGTCATGGACTGCTCCAGCTCGATGACCTGGCCGGTGGAGAAACTGCACGCGGCACAGCGGGCGGCCGTCGCGGCGATCCGCAAGCTCCCCGACGGCACCCCGTTCGCGGTGGTCCGGGGCAACGAGCAGGCGGCCGTGGTGTACCCGGACACCCCGCGCATGGCCCGCGCTTCCGCCCGCACCCGGTCGCGGGCGGAACGCGCCGTGCGCGAGACGGTCGCGGGCGGCGGCACCTGCATCGGCGCCTGGCTGGACCTGAGCCGCCGGCTGCTGACGGAGCAGGACGCCCCCATCGGGCACGTCCTGCTGCTCACCGACGGCAAGAACCAGCACGACGAGCAGATGCCGCTCGCCCGGGTGCTGGAGGAGTGCGCGGGCCGGTTCGTCTGCGACGCCTGGGGCATCGGTGACGGCTGGGACGGCCGGGAACTGCTGCGGATCACCAGCCGACTGCACGGCAGCGCCTCGTCCGTGCGCGAGGAGGAGGCCCTGCCCGGTGAGTACGAGCAGCTGATGAACCGCCTGCTCACCAAGACCGTCCCCGAACTGGTCGTCTCCGTGACCGCCATGCCCGGGTGCACCGTGCGCTACCTCAAACAGGTCTTCCCCACCGAGGCGGAGCTGACCGCCGAGGACGGCACCGGCCGGTTCGTCACCCGGGCCTGGGGCGACGAGACGCGCCGCTACCAGCTGTGCCTGGCCGCCGACCCGACCGGCCGCCCACGGGGGGAGGACCTCCAGCTCGCCGTGGTCGCCGTCGACGTACCCGGCGGCCGCGAGGTCCGGCTGCCGCCGCCGCGGCCCTGCCTGGTGCACTGGACCGACGACCCGGCCCTGTCCCGGCACACCGACGCCCAGGTCGAGCACTTCGAGCAGCACCAGCGGCTCGGCGAGGCCGTCGCCGCCGCCACCGACGCCCACCGCCGAGGACAGCGCGACCTGGCCGAACAGCAGCTCGGCCGGGCCGTGCGGCTCGCCCACGCCATGGGCGCCGACGAGCAGCTGACCCGGCTGGCCCGGCTGGTGCGGATCCAGGACGCGCCGTCCGGCCGGGTCGCCCTGCGCCCCGAGGTCACGGCCGTCGACTTCCAGCACCTGATCACCGCGAGCAGCCACAGCACCTACGGCCCCGCATCCGGCACCGGCACCGGCGTCGGGACCGGCTCCGGTGCGGCAGGCGGCGCGCCGGGCGGCGGGGCCACCGTGCCCTGCCCGGCCTGCTCGCGGAAGGCTCCGGCGGCCGCCCGGTTCTGCCCGGCCTGCGGCCACCGCTTCGGGGCGCGGCCGTGA
- a CDS encoding ABC transporter substrate-binding protein: MSRPGARTLGILCVCLVLLGAGVYAGVRWARDWQGSVTLLANWSGTEREQFEEHVIEPFEEKYRIDVVYQGSSALSQVLAADMAAGNPPDVAVLPGPGELLAYAVDGRLHPLDGLFDAGDYDRFWAPEVTVPGQGAHTYWLPVKTGLKSMVWYAGPAPTAGTAGPPARWCAGLESGATSGWPGTDWVEDILLQQAGPRVYEEWANGRLPWTDDAVRKAWTTWADLVGAGDRARVEQVLTTAFDADCAPGSLEHQGSFRAGHWRQEGGDHVHSSEVVPGAGADAGAWEVSGDLAAVLNPTPEAERLIRYLADPDTALPEYTANRSAAADADQDATEREIWAILREPGRTRCWDASDAMPRTTRDAFHLAVLRTFADPTALDTRLRELDRLREPQNLPVCGAV, translated from the coding sequence ATGAGCCGCCCGGGCGCCCGCACCCTGGGCATCCTCTGCGTCTGTCTGGTCCTGCTCGGCGCCGGGGTGTACGCCGGGGTGCGCTGGGCGCGCGACTGGCAGGGCTCGGTCACCCTGCTCGCCAACTGGAGCGGCACGGAACGCGAGCAGTTCGAGGAGCACGTCATCGAGCCGTTCGAGGAGAAGTACCGGATCGACGTCGTCTACCAGGGCAGCTCCGCGCTCAGCCAGGTGCTGGCCGCCGACATGGCGGCCGGCAACCCGCCCGACGTGGCGGTGCTGCCCGGCCCCGGCGAACTGCTCGCCTACGCCGTCGACGGCCGGCTCCACCCGCTGGACGGCCTCTTCGACGCCGGGGACTACGACCGGTTCTGGGCTCCCGAGGTCACCGTGCCGGGGCAGGGCGCCCACACGTACTGGCTGCCCGTGAAGACCGGCCTCAAGAGCATGGTCTGGTACGCCGGACCGGCACCGACGGCCGGGACGGCCGGCCCTCCCGCACGGTGGTGCGCAGGCCTGGAGTCCGGCGCGACGTCCGGCTGGCCGGGCACGGACTGGGTCGAGGACATCCTGCTCCAGCAGGCCGGCCCACGGGTGTACGAGGAGTGGGCCAACGGCAGGCTGCCGTGGACCGACGACGCCGTGCGCAAGGCCTGGACGACCTGGGCCGACCTGGTGGGCGCGGGCGACCGAGCCCGCGTCGAGCAGGTGCTGACCACCGCCTTCGACGCCGACTGCGCGCCGGGCAGCCTGGAACACCAGGGTTCCTTCCGCGCCGGGCACTGGCGGCAGGAGGGCGGCGACCACGTCCACTCCTCCGAGGTCGTGCCCGGGGCCGGAGCGGACGCCGGCGCCTGGGAGGTCTCCGGCGACCTCGCGGCCGTACTGAACCCGACCCCGGAGGCCGAGCGGCTGATCCGCTACCTCGCCGATCCGGACACCGCGCTGCCGGAGTACACGGCGAACAGGTCGGCCGCGGCCGACGCCGACCAGGACGCCACCGAGCGGGAGATCTGGGCCATCCTGCGCGAACCCGGCCGGACCCGCTGCTGGGACGCCTCCGACGCGATGCCCCGCACCACCCGCGACGCCTTCCACCTGGCAGTACTGCGCACCTTCGCCGACCCGACGGCCCTGGACACCCGCCTCAGAGAACTGGACCGCCTGCGCGAACCCCAGAACCTCCCTGTCTGCGGCGCCGTCTGA
- the rpe gene encoding ribulose-phosphate 3-epimerase, whose product MAAQINPSILSADFARLADEAKAVEGADWLHVDVMDNHFVPNLTLGVPVVESLARATDTPLDCHLMIEAPDRWAPQYVEAGAGSVTFHAEAAAAPVRLAREIRAKGAHASMALKPATPVEPYEDLLPELDMLLIMTVEPGFGGQAFLDIMLPKIRRTRELIKKHGLELWLQVDGGVSAATIERCADAGADVFVAGSAVYGASDPAEAVRALRTQADAATAEASWSCDH is encoded by the coding sequence ATGGCCGCGCAGATCAACCCCAGCATCCTGTCCGCCGACTTCGCCCGCCTCGCGGACGAGGCCAAGGCGGTCGAGGGAGCCGACTGGCTCCACGTCGACGTCATGGACAACCACTTCGTCCCGAACCTCACGCTCGGTGTGCCGGTGGTCGAGTCCCTGGCCCGCGCGACCGACACCCCGCTCGACTGCCACCTGATGATCGAGGCCCCCGACCGCTGGGCGCCGCAGTACGTGGAGGCGGGCGCCGGTTCCGTCACCTTCCACGCCGAGGCGGCCGCCGCGCCGGTGCGGCTGGCCCGGGAGATCCGGGCCAAGGGCGCCCACGCGTCCATGGCGCTCAAGCCCGCGACGCCGGTCGAGCCCTACGAGGACCTGCTCCCCGAACTCGACATGCTGCTGATCATGACGGTTGAACCCGGCTTCGGTGGGCAGGCGTTCCTGGACATCATGCTTCCCAAGATCCGCCGCACCCGTGAGCTGATCAAGAAGCACGGTCTGGAGCTGTGGCTCCAGGTCGACGGCGGTGTCTCGGCGGCCACGATCGAGCGGTGCGCCGACGCCGGAGCCGACGTCTTCGTCGCGGGGTCCGCGGTGTACGGGGCGTCCGACCCGGCCGAGGCGGTACGTGCACTGCGCACGCAGGCAGACGCGGCGACCGCCGAGGCATCCTGGTCCTGCGACCACTGA
- a CDS encoding sugar-binding transcriptional regulator: MNSSEEIAVSGMSAGRSAMRMGPAELVQAAAMARRFYLEGKSKIQIAEEFGVSRFKVARVLETALERDLVRIEIRVPAELDAERSDALRARYGLRHAVVVESPADAEETPDPENLGEVAADLLGELVNEGDVLGLAWGRSTIHMAAALDRLPPCTVVQLTGVYDAGTAERGSVEAVRRAAQVSGGDAHPIYAPMLLPDAATAQALRHQTGIARAFEYFDKVTVACVSIGSWEPGISTVHDMLSDEERAHYASLGVAAEMSAHLFDAEGRRVGRDLGERCITVKADQLRRIPEVVAIAGGQRKAAAIDAVLRSGLVTSLVTDTSAADYLMTVGSAPKSTLNRTDPDGI, encoded by the coding sequence GTGAACAGCAGTGAGGAGATCGCCGTGTCGGGTATGTCGGCGGGCCGTTCAGCCATGCGGATGGGACCCGCTGAGCTGGTCCAGGCGGCGGCCATGGCCCGCCGCTTCTACCTCGAGGGCAAGTCCAAGATCCAGATCGCGGAGGAGTTCGGCGTCAGCCGCTTCAAGGTGGCCAGGGTTCTCGAGACCGCCCTCGAGCGGGACCTTGTACGCATCGAGATCCGGGTGCCGGCCGAGCTGGACGCCGAGCGCTCGGACGCGCTGCGCGCCCGCTACGGGCTGCGGCACGCCGTCGTGGTGGAGTCCCCGGCCGACGCCGAGGAGACACCCGACCCGGAGAACCTGGGGGAGGTGGCCGCCGACCTGCTCGGCGAGCTGGTCAACGAGGGCGACGTGCTGGGCCTGGCCTGGGGCCGGTCCACCATCCACATGGCGGCGGCGCTCGACCGGCTGCCGCCGTGCACCGTGGTGCAGCTGACGGGCGTGTACGACGCCGGGACCGCCGAGCGCGGCTCGGTGGAGGCCGTGCGCCGCGCCGCCCAGGTGTCGGGCGGCGACGCCCACCCCATCTACGCGCCGATGCTGCTGCCGGACGCGGCCACCGCGCAGGCGCTGCGGCACCAGACCGGGATCGCCCGGGCCTTCGAGTACTTCGACAAGGTCACGGTCGCCTGCGTCTCCATCGGCTCCTGGGAGCCCGGCATCTCGACCGTGCACGACATGCTCAGCGACGAGGAGCGCGCGCACTACGCCTCGCTCGGGGTCGCCGCCGAGATGTCCGCGCACCTCTTCGACGCCGAAGGGCGCCGGGTCGGGCGGGACCTGGGGGAGCGGTGCATCACCGTCAAGGCCGACCAGCTCCGGCGTATCCCCGAGGTCGTCGCGATCGCGGGCGGGCAGCGCAAGGCGGCGGCCATCGACGCGGTGCTGCGCTCCGGTCTCGTCACCAGCCTGGTCACGGACACGTCGGCCGCGGACTACCTGATGACGGTCGGCTCGGCACCGAAGTCGACGCTCAACCGGACCGACCCCGACGGAATCTGA
- a CDS encoding barstar family protein, producing MTEDSAGRLVVTLDLGGVTDKAGLMDRCARDLALPDRFGRNWDSLADSLADPSVWPEGAADRGLVLVVAGWRAYAEARPDEWAVAEEVFAEATDRGPGLFVTLGPGGSSREAADQPG from the coding sequence ATGACCGAGGACTCCGCGGGACGGCTCGTGGTCACGCTGGACCTCGGCGGGGTCACGGACAAAGCGGGCCTGATGGACCGCTGCGCCCGTGACCTGGCGCTGCCCGACCGGTTCGGCCGGAACTGGGACTCCCTCGCCGACTCCCTCGCCGACCCCTCCGTGTGGCCCGAGGGCGCCGCCGACCGGGGTCTGGTCCTCGTCGTGGCGGGCTGGCGGGCGTACGCCGAGGCGCGGCCGGACGAGTGGGCCGTCGCCGAGGAGGTCTTCGCCGAGGCCACCGACCGCGGCCCGGGGCTGTTCGTCACCCTCGGCCCTGGAGGATCCTCCAGGGAGGCCGCTGACCAGCCTGGATGA
- a CDS encoding GuaB1 family IMP dehydrogenase-related protein: protein MRFLNDIQPSYDLTYDDVFMVPSRSAVGSRQGVDLGSPDGTGTTIPLVVANMTAIAGRRMAETVARRGGLVVIPQDIPIEVVTDVVSWVKSRHHVLDTPIVLAPHQTVADALALLPKRAHNAGVVVDEDGKPVGVVTDTDLNGVDRFTQLEEVMSKDLILIDADLDPREAFNTLDAANRRYAPAVDEDGRLAGILTRKGALRATLYTPAVDAQGRLRIAAAVGINGDVAGKAKQLLDAGVDTLVIDTAHGHQESMISAVKVVRDLDPRVPIVAGNIVSAQGVRDLIEAGADIIKVGVGPGAMCTTRMMTGVGRPQFSAVLECAAEAKKYGKHVWADGGVRHPRDVAMALAAGASNVMVGSWFAGTYESPGDLQHDANGRAYKESFGMASARAVRNRTSEESAYDRARKALFEEGISTSRMFLDPARPGVEDLIDAIIAGVRSSCTYAGAGSLEEFTEKAIVGIQSAAGYAEGKPLHASWS, encoded by the coding sequence GTGCGTTTCCTCAATGACATCCAGCCCTCGTACGACCTGACGTACGACGACGTGTTCATGGTGCCGAGCCGCTCCGCCGTCGGCTCCCGGCAGGGCGTGGACCTCGGCTCCCCGGACGGCACGGGCACCACGATCCCGCTGGTCGTCGCCAACATGACCGCCATCGCGGGCCGCCGGATGGCCGAGACGGTGGCCCGGCGCGGCGGCCTCGTGGTCATCCCGCAGGACATCCCGATCGAGGTCGTCACCGACGTCGTCTCCTGGGTGAAGAGCCGCCACCACGTCCTGGACACCCCGATCGTGCTGGCCCCGCACCAGACCGTCGCCGACGCGCTGGCCCTGCTGCCCAAGCGCGCGCACAACGCGGGCGTCGTCGTGGACGAGGACGGCAAGCCGGTCGGCGTGGTCACCGACACCGACCTGAACGGCGTGGACCGCTTCACCCAGCTCGAGGAGGTCATGTCCAAGGACCTGATCCTCATCGACGCCGACCTGGACCCGCGCGAGGCCTTCAACACCCTCGACGCGGCCAACCGGCGCTACGCGCCCGCCGTGGACGAGGACGGCCGTCTCGCCGGCATCCTCACCCGCAAGGGCGCGCTGCGCGCCACCCTGTACACCCCGGCCGTCGACGCACAGGGCAGGCTCCGCATCGCCGCCGCCGTCGGCATCAACGGCGACGTGGCCGGCAAGGCCAAGCAACTCCTCGACGCGGGTGTGGACACCCTCGTCATCGACACCGCGCACGGCCACCAGGAATCGATGATCAGCGCCGTCAAGGTGGTGCGCGACCTCGACCCGCGGGTCCCGATCGTCGCGGGCAACATCGTCTCCGCCCAGGGTGTGCGCGACCTGATCGAGGCGGGCGCCGACATCATCAAGGTCGGCGTCGGCCCCGGTGCCATGTGCACCACCCGCATGATGACCGGCGTGGGCCGGCCGCAGTTCTCCGCCGTCCTGGAGTGCGCCGCCGAGGCGAAGAAGTACGGCAAGCACGTGTGGGCCGACGGCGGCGTCCGCCACCCGCGCGACGTGGCGATGGCCCTCGCGGCCGGCGCCTCCAACGTGATGGTCGGCTCCTGGTTCGCGGGCACCTACGAGTCCCCGGGCGACCTCCAGCACGACGCCAACGGCCGCGCCTACAAGGAGTCCTTCGGCATGGCCTCCGCGCGCGCGGTGCGCAACCGCACCTCGGAGGAGTCGGCGTACGACCGGGCCCGCAAGGCGCTGTTCGAGGAGGGCATCTCCACCTCGCGGATGTTCCTCGACCCGGCCCGGCCCGGCGTCGAGGACCTGATCGACGCGATCATCGCGGGCGTCCGCTCGTCCTGCACCTACGCCGGGGCCGGCTCCCTGGAGGAGTTCACGGAGAAGGCCATCGTCGGCATCCAGAGCGCCGCCGGTTACGCCGAGGGCAAGCCGCTGCACGCCAGCTGGAGCTGA
- a CDS encoding amino acid permease yields MLDQGAPPPHDASAVPPSPGLAARLMRRKPVERLVAEGGQGEGGSLRRSLGLWQLTMISIGATLGTGIFVVLGEAVPKAGPAVTLSFVIAGLTALFSALSYAELAGTIPVAGSSYSYAYATMGELVAWICGWCLVLEYGVSVAAVAVGWGEYLNELLDGTIGVTLPAALSAPPGDGGIFNLPALIVVLLAMTFLLGGARESARANTIMVVVKIAALVLFCAIGVQGFRPGNYEHFMPLGMAGVSAAGATLFFSYIGFDAASTAGEEAKNAQRDLPRAIMLSLVIVTVLYVLVAAVAVGAKPWRTFTDSEASLAQIMTDVTGQTFWGTLLAFCAVVAIASVVLTVLYGQTRVLFAMSRDGLVPKVFSKVHPKTGAPRANTLIVSLFCGVLAAAVPLGQLADATSIGTLFAFALVNVAVVVLRRTRPEMRRTFRVPLSPVLPALGFGLCVWMMGSLSTVTWVVFGVWMAVGLVFYFVYGHRRSRLATPVPSEARTHQK; encoded by the coding sequence GTGCTCGACCAAGGCGCACCCCCGCCCCACGACGCATCGGCCGTCCCACCGTCCCCGGGCCTGGCCGCGCGCCTCATGCGCCGCAAGCCGGTGGAACGCCTGGTCGCCGAGGGCGGCCAGGGCGAGGGCGGCAGCCTCCGCCGCTCCCTCGGCCTCTGGCAGCTCACGATGATCAGCATCGGAGCCACCCTCGGCACCGGCATCTTCGTCGTCCTCGGCGAGGCCGTCCCCAAGGCCGGCCCGGCCGTCACGCTGTCCTTCGTCATCGCGGGCCTCACCGCGCTCTTCTCGGCCCTGTCCTACGCCGAGCTGGCCGGCACCATCCCGGTCGCCGGATCCTCGTACTCGTACGCCTACGCCACCATGGGCGAACTGGTCGCCTGGATCTGCGGCTGGTGCCTGGTCCTGGAGTACGGCGTGTCCGTGGCCGCCGTCGCCGTCGGCTGGGGCGAGTACCTGAACGAGCTGCTCGACGGCACCATCGGCGTCACCCTCCCCGCGGCCCTGTCGGCACCGCCCGGCGACGGCGGCATCTTCAACCTGCCCGCGCTGATCGTCGTGCTCCTCGCCATGACGTTCCTGCTCGGCGGCGCCCGTGAGTCCGCCCGCGCCAACACGATCATGGTCGTCGTCAAGATCGCGGCCCTGGTGCTCTTCTGCGCGATCGGCGTGCAGGGCTTCCGCCCCGGCAACTACGAGCACTTCATGCCGCTCGGCATGGCCGGGGTCAGCGCGGCAGGTGCGACGCTCTTCTTCTCCTACATCGGCTTCGACGCCGCCTCCACCGCGGGCGAGGAGGCCAAGAACGCCCAGCGCGACCTGCCCCGCGCGATCATGCTGTCCCTGGTCATCGTCACGGTGCTGTACGTCCTGGTCGCGGCCGTCGCCGTCGGCGCCAAGCCCTGGCGGACCTTCACCGACTCCGAGGCGTCCCTCGCGCAGATCATGACCGACGTCACCGGGCAGACCTTCTGGGGCACCCTGCTGGCCTTCTGCGCGGTCGTCGCCATCGCCAGCGTCGTACTGACCGTCCTCTACGGCCAGACCCGCGTCCTGTTCGCCATGTCCCGCGACGGACTGGTGCCCAAGGTCTTCTCCAAGGTCCACCCGAAGACCGGCGCGCCCCGCGCCAACACGCTGATCGTCTCCCTGTTCTGCGGCGTCCTCGCCGCCGCCGTCCCGCTCGGCCAGCTCGCCGACGCCACCAGCATCGGCACCCTCTTCGCCTTCGCGCTCGTCAACGTCGCCGTCGTGGTGCTGCGCCGGACCCGTCCCGAGATGCGCCGCACCTTCCGGGTGCCGTTGTCGCCGGTCCTGCCCGCGCTGGGCTTCGGCCTCTGCGTCTGGATGATGGGGAGCCTGTCCACCGTCACCTGGGTGGTCTTCGGTGTCTGGATGGCCGTCGGGCTCGTGTTCTACTTCGTGTACGGCCACCGCCGCTCCCGACTCGCCACACCGGTCCCGTCCGAGGCCCGGACGCACCAGAAGTGA
- a CDS encoding Lrp/AsnC family transcriptional regulator yields the protein MLNDLDERIVHALAEDARRSYADIGQSVGLSAPAVKRRVDRLRATGAITGFTVRVDPAALGWETEGFVEIFCRRNTSPETIQRGLERYQEVVAASTVTGDADAVAQVFASDMRHFERVLERIAGEPFVERTKSVLVLSPLLRRFSSGSPT from the coding sequence GTGCTGAACGATCTCGACGAACGCATCGTGCACGCCCTCGCCGAGGACGCCCGCCGCTCCTACGCGGACATCGGGCAGTCGGTCGGCCTGTCCGCACCCGCCGTCAAACGGCGCGTGGACCGGCTGCGCGCCACCGGCGCCATCACCGGCTTCACCGTCCGCGTCGACCCCGCCGCGCTCGGCTGGGAGACCGAGGGGTTCGTCGAGATCTTCTGCCGCCGCAACACCTCGCCGGAGACCATCCAGCGGGGCCTGGAGCGCTACCAGGAGGTCGTGGCCGCGTCCACCGTCACCGGGGACGCCGACGCGGTCGCCCAGGTCTTCGCCTCCGACATGCGGCACTTCGAGCGGGTCCTGGAGCGGATCGCCGGGGAGCCCTTCGTGGAGCGCACCAAGTCCGTGCTGGTGCTCTCGCCGCTGCTGCGGCGCTTCTCGTCGGGCTCGCCCACGTAA
- a CDS encoding MFS transporter, whose product MTVSPLPERAATAPAGTRRLVRTLYASAFCDEFVLLYPVYALLFSDTGLSVWQTASLFGLWSLTGILLEVPSGAWADAVSRRLLLILGPLLTAAGFALWVLAPSYGAFALGFVLWGAGGALGSGALEALVYDELERAGAAGHYARVMGRARAIGIAATMSAMGLAGPVFALGGYDAVGAASVLACLAAAAVATRFPEHRTPSGGGERWSATLRAGLADARADRSVRGALLLVPAVTAVWGALDEYTPLLAHDTGVAAETVPWLLLVIWAGATAGSLLAGAAERLTANGFAALLTGSALALAVGGLAGTPAALVLVALAFGGFQLATVLADARLQQRIDDTGRATLTSVAGLGTELGNLATYGAYAAAATAWGHGTAFALSALPYVLTALLLAGAARTTAAAARARRRSRRSPS is encoded by the coding sequence ATGACCGTCTCACCTCTGCCCGAGCGTGCCGCCACCGCGCCCGCCGGAACCCGCCGGCTCGTGCGCACGCTGTACGCCTCCGCGTTCTGCGACGAGTTCGTCCTGCTCTACCCGGTGTACGCCCTGCTGTTCAGCGACACCGGCCTGTCCGTCTGGCAGACGGCCTCGCTGTTCGGCCTGTGGTCGCTGACCGGCATCCTGCTCGAAGTGCCCTCCGGCGCCTGGGCCGACGCCGTCTCCCGGCGGCTGCTGCTGATCCTCGGCCCGCTGCTCACCGCCGCCGGCTTCGCACTGTGGGTGCTCGCGCCCTCCTACGGCGCCTTCGCGCTCGGCTTCGTGCTGTGGGGCGCCGGCGGCGCGCTCGGCTCGGGCGCGCTGGAGGCGCTGGTCTACGACGAACTCGAGCGGGCCGGCGCGGCCGGCCACTACGCCCGCGTCATGGGCCGGGCCCGGGCGATCGGCATCGCCGCGACCATGTCCGCCATGGGCCTGGCCGGCCCGGTGTTCGCCCTGGGCGGCTACGACGCGGTGGGCGCCGCGAGCGTGCTCGCCTGTCTGGCGGCGGCGGCCGTGGCCACCCGGTTCCCCGAGCACCGGACACCCTCCGGCGGCGGCGAACGCTGGTCCGCGACCCTGCGCGCGGGACTCGCCGACGCCCGCGCCGACCGGTCCGTGCGCGGTGCGCTGCTCCTCGTGCCGGCCGTGACCGCGGTGTGGGGCGCGCTCGACGAGTACACGCCGCTGCTGGCGCACGACACCGGCGTGGCGGCCGAGACCGTGCCCTGGCTGCTGCTGGTGATCTGGGCCGGAGCCACGGCCGGCAGCCTGCTGGCCGGTGCGGCGGAGCGCCTGACCGCCAACGGGTTCGCCGCGCTGCTCACCGGTTCCGCGCTCGCCCTGGCCGTGGGCGGCCTGGCCGGCACACCGGCCGCCCTGGTCCTGGTGGCCCTCGCCTTCGGCGGCTTCCAGCTGGCGACCGTGCTGGCCGACGCCCGCCTCCAGCAGCGCATCGACGACACCGGGCGGGCCACCCTGACCTCGGTCGCGGGCCTCGGCACCGAGCTGGGCAACCTCGCCACCTACGGCGCCTACGCGGCGGCGGCCACGGCATGGGGCCACGGCACCGCCTTCGCGCTCTCCGCGCTGCCCTACGTCCTGACGGCGCTGCTGCTGGCCGGCGCCGCCCGGACTACAGCCGCGGCTGCCAGGGCACGACGTCGAAGTCGCCGGTCCCCTTCCTGA
- a CDS encoding carbon-nitrogen hydrolase family protein has translation MRTALLQSSGRPGSTAENLEVLDEAAGRAAAAGAALLVTSELFLTGYAIGDAVGVLAEPADGDAADAVAEIAGRHGLAVAYGYPERDGERVFNSVQLIAADGTRLAGYRKTHLFGCFERDHFTPGEQPVVQAELNGLTVGLMICYDVEFPENVRAHALAGTDLLLVPTAQMHPFQFVAESVVPVRAFENQMYVAYVDRVGREGEFEFVGLSTLAGPDGVARARAGRGEELILADADPAFLAASREANPYLKDRRPGLYGALA, from the coding sequence ATGCGCACCGCCCTGCTCCAGAGCTCCGGCCGCCCCGGCTCCACCGCCGAGAACCTCGAGGTCCTCGACGAGGCCGCGGGCCGCGCCGCAGCCGCGGGAGCCGCGCTGCTCGTCACCTCCGAGCTGTTCCTGACCGGATACGCCATCGGAGACGCCGTCGGCGTCCTCGCCGAGCCCGCCGACGGCGACGCGGCCGACGCCGTCGCGGAGATCGCCGGGCGCCACGGCCTGGCCGTCGCGTACGGCTATCCCGAGCGGGACGGGGAGCGCGTCTTCAACTCGGTCCAGCTCATCGCCGCGGACGGCACCCGGCTCGCGGGCTACCGCAAGACCCACCTCTTCGGCTGCTTCGAGCGCGACCACTTCACCCCCGGCGAGCAGCCCGTCGTCCAGGCCGAGCTGAACGGCCTCACCGTGGGCCTGATGATCTGCTACGACGTCGAGTTCCCGGAGAACGTCCGCGCCCACGCCCTGGCCGGCACCGACCTGCTGCTCGTCCCGACCGCGCAGATGCACCCCTTCCAGTTCGTCGCCGAGTCGGTCGTGCCGGTGCGGGCCTTCGAGAACCAGATGTACGTGGCGTACGTCGACCGCGTCGGCCGGGAGGGCGAGTTCGAGTTCGTCGGCCTGTCCACCCTCGCGGGGCCCGACGGCGTCGCCCGCGCCCGCGCCGGACGGGGGGAGGAGCTGATCCTCGCCGACGCCGACCCGGCCTTCCTCGCCGCGTCCCGGGAGGCCAACCCGTACCTGAAGGACCGCCGCCCCGGCCTCTACGGCGCCCTCGCCTGA